The Nocardioides zeae genome includes the window CGGAGGCCGATCATGCGCGGGAGGCGGTAGATCGGGCCGGCGCCGCCGAAGAGCGCGCGACGGATGTGGAAGTCACCGATCTTGGCGTCGTCCGCGCTGACCGCGAAGTCGCACGAGATCATGAGCTCGAAGCCGCCGGCCGTCACGTAGCCCTCGAGCACGGCCACGGAGGGCGTGTTCATCTGGTAGAGCCGGTCGCAGACCTGCGCCGAGAGCACCGCGACCTCCATGGCCTGGGTGTTGCCGACGTAGTTCTCGAGGAGCTCGTCGAGGTCGAAGCCCGAGCAGAACGTGCCGCCCTTGCCGCGGAGCACGAGCACGTGGAGGTCGGGGTCCTCGTCGACCTCCTTGATGATCTCGTCGAGGCGGTGGAGCAGCTCCACCGTGACGGCGTTCTTCTTGTGCGGCCGGTTGAGCCAGACGCGGGCGACATTGCCGTCCTTCTCGAGCAGGACGTGGTCGGTGTCGATCACAGCGGGTCCTTTCAGAATGAACTGGATTCACTTCAGTATGTGCGCCCGGACTGGCGCCGGTCAATGCCTGAACTGAAGTTAGTTCAGGAAACTTCGAGCGGGGTGGAGCCGGGCACGGCGAGCAGCGCCGCCAGCCGCGCACGGTGGTCGCGCGCCGAGCCGAACTGGGCCTCGTCGCCGAGCGCCCGACGCAGGTAGCGGTGGGCCGGGTGCTCCCAGGTGAAGCCGATGCCGCCGTGCAGCTGGACGGCCTCGTGGGCCGCGGCCAGCACCGCCTCGGTGCCCACGGCGGCGGCCACGGCAGCGGCCACCTCCGCGCCGCCGAGGTCGTGGCCCGCTGCGACGTCGTCGTCGAGGCGCGCCGCGGCGTACCGCACTGCGGAGCGGCAGCGCTCGCGGGCGACGAGCACGTCGGCCAACCGGTGCTTGACCGCCTGGAAGGAACCGATGGGGCGGCCGAACTGCTGGCGGGTCGTCACGTGCGCCACCGTCATGTCGAGGAGCCGCGCCACCATGCCCGCGTGCTCCGCCGCCACGGCGACCTGGCGCAGGACCGCGAGGCGCCGCAGGGCGTCGTCGACGCCGTCCGGCCCCACGAGGACACGGGCGGACGCGCCCTCCAGCACGACGTCACCCAGGCGACGCGTGACGTCGAGGTGCTCGAGCGGCGTCACGCCGGCTTCGGCCAGGTCGACGAGGAGCAGCATCCGCCCCTCCGGTCCCACGGCCGGTGCCACGAGGTGCGTGGCCCCGACGGCGTCGAGCACCCGGTGCAGCCGGCCGCTGGCCGTGCCGCCCTCCAGGCGCAGGGCCTCGGCGTGGCCCCACGCGTCGGTGACGAGGGCGGACCCCGCCAGTGCGTCGGCGAGGACGTCCGCGGCCACCGCCGGGTCGTCGGCGAGGAGCAGCGCCTGCAGGCCGAGCACGGCCGAGGACAGCACGGGGTCGGGCACGAGGGCGGCGCCCGTCTCCTCCAGCACCACGACGAGCTCCCGCAGCCCGAACCCCGCGCCCCCCTGGGCCTCGGGCACGGCGATCGCGGTCAGGTCGAGCTCGGCCGTCAGCCGTCGCCACACCTCGGTGGGCACCTGGCCGCTCTCGACCGCACCCAGCAGCTGCTCGAGGTCGCCGTGCTTCTCGACGATCGACCTCGCCACGGCGCGGAGGTCCTCGTGCTCGGGCACGGGCGCGAGGACCGCGGGATCCGAGTCGGGCCAGAGCGGGGGCAGACGGTCGGGTGCGCTCACGGTCGTCTCCTAAACTGAAGTGACATCAGTTCAAGATAGGACCGAGGCCTCTCCGGCGCAACGGTTGGCGGGCAGCCAAACCTGAACTAGGTTCAGTTCATGGCCACACCCAACCACCTCACGCGCTACTACGCCGACGTCGACGCCGGCGACATCGACGCCGCCCAGGCACGCCTCCACCCGGAGGTCACCTTCGCCATCCACCTGCCCGCGGAGTCGCGGCGCGGGACGACGAGCGAGGAGATGGTCGGCTACCTCCGCGACCGGGGTCCGGTCGACCGGGCCCACCACCCGCTGCGCACCGGCGTCGACGAGGACCTCGAGTTCGTCTACGGCGCGGTCGTGGAGGACGGCGTGACGACGACGGGCCACTTCCTCGCGGCCGTGCGCGTCACGGACGGGCTCATCACCCGCTACCAGGTCTCCTTCGACGTCGAGCTCGCCCTGCTGGGGGTGGACGCATGAGCGCGACCCCGTTTCCTCCAGCAGTGGTTCA containing:
- a CDS encoding enoyl-CoA hydratase/isomerase family protein — its product is MIDTDHVLLEKDGNVARVWLNRPHKKNAVTVELLHRLDEIIKEVDEDPDLHVLVLRGKGGTFCSGFDLDELLENYVGNTQAMEVAVLSAQVCDRLYQMNTPSVAVLEGYVTAGGFELMISCDFAVSADDAKIGDFHIRRALFGGAGPIYRLPRMIGLRKTKELMLTGKLLSGTEAVDFDLINASAPAEELDQLVADFVAPIIDKSPFAMRLTKMTINQGLDADVRSLMVMEHLAVGNALQSEDAKEGVQAFLGKREPKWVGR
- a CDS encoding acyl-CoA dehydrogenase family protein, with product MSAPDRLPPLWPDSDPAVLAPVPEHEDLRAVARSIVEKHGDLEQLLGAVESGQVPTEVWRRLTAELDLTAIAVPEAQGGAGFGLRELVVVLEETGAALVPDPVLSSAVLGLQALLLADDPAVAADVLADALAGSALVTDAWGHAEALRLEGGTASGRLHRVLDAVGATHLVAPAVGPEGRMLLLVDLAEAGVTPLEHLDVTRRLGDVVLEGASARVLVGPDGVDDALRRLAVLRQVAVAAEHAGMVARLLDMTVAHVTTRQQFGRPIGSFQAVKHRLADVLVARERCRSAVRYAAARLDDDVAAGHDLGGAEVAAAVAAAVGTEAVLAAAHEAVQLHGGIGFTWEHPAHRYLRRALGDEAQFGSARDHRARLAALLAVPGSTPLEVS
- a CDS encoding nuclear transport factor 2 family protein, encoding MATPNHLTRYYADVDAGDIDAAQARLHPEVTFAIHLPAESRRGTTSEEMVGYLRDRGPVDRAHHPLRTGVDEDLEFVYGAVVEDGVTTTGHFLAAVRVTDGLITRYQVSFDVELALLGVDA